The Astyanax mexicanus isolate ESR-SI-001 chromosome 12, AstMex3_surface, whole genome shotgun sequence genome window below encodes:
- the lrriq3 gene encoding leucine-rich repeat and IQ domain-containing protein 3 isoform X1 has protein sequence METLSAQKALLVNCSESLILDHGCCTVLEGNAMDLKDILLVNLSGLLLKNLHQIGSCKALKICILANNFLTKIDPLIECVSLVKLDLKGNQITHLPSASFWSNLKDLQLLNLHDNTIADRSNISALSGCPRLTALTLYDTPLSLKRNYRHCVVNSLWFLKALDHHVISDQEIVENWCLHPKFKTMASHFSVNLYPPLNVDSYQNELKMVHELIVKINHIQANYCPILIIQKWIRGHLTRRSLGLHQIHWPRRVLERNVTPVSTQLTPHSPEANTSWIKKCKTDQLSLNQEKSAAAVNRLCKNLSKLLQTDNQEQMAQEEMSVRSVDSKKLKDLRIPCNTPESNIMNPGNSKHSIAGMDDVCDGLIDREAFHLFGYKATVHSYEPYVHMLLSRKALGQETRDAIDHFHLLKPVHSYCPQPRPPKITVEKHFTGRSRDCFSLAPFRTIDKAYCERKKAEDLKEKVEQVAQLQARREDVCRHRQGFLEARRRDTLQQQDQDKADLEEMLSLQKAKNEKEVQIARQKHLSFLEGKRRRRSEQEMVVHFSGQHGSLTKIFTKQHNQKTLCNTQQEKRRQVACSKQQDETQKLLIHQYLESRRQNVHAEAVMSRLSMHTVQSEKQQQELSAAQARVAHVKSSHCRWEVLRPIPPNQPA, from the exons ATGGAGACTCTCAGTGCTCAGAAGGCATTGCTGGTGAACTGCTCTGAATCTCTGATTTTGGACCATGGGTGCTGCACTGTACTGGAGGGTAATGCCATGGACCTAAAAGATATTCTGCTAGTTAATCTGAGTGGCCTGCTGTTAAAGAACCTGCACCAGATTGGGAGCTGCAAAGCACTGAAAATTTGCATCCTGGCTAACAACTTTCTGACAAAGATCGACCCTCTTATAGAGTGTGTGAGCCTGGTAAAACTGGATCTGAAAGGAAATCAG ATCACTCATCTTCCCAGTGCTTCGTTTTGGAGTAATCTGAAAGATTTACAACTGCTCAATCTGCACGACAACACCATCGCAGACAGGAGTAATATTAGCGCTCTGTCTGGCTGTCCGAGACTGACCGCCCTGACCCTGTATGACACCCCCTTGAGCCTGAAACGCAACTACCGCCACTGCGTCGTCAACAGCCTCTGGTTCCTGAAGGCCCTGGATCACCATGTCATCTCCGATCAGGAAATTGTGGAAAACTGGTGCCTTCATCCAAAATTTAAAACAATGGCTTCCCATTTTTCTGTGAATCTTTATCCACCTTTAAATGTG GATTCCTACCAGAATGAACTGAAAATGGTACATGAATTAATTGTGAAGATAAATCACATCCAGGCAAACTACTGCCCAATTCTTATTATTCAGAAATGGATTAGAGGACATCTCACCAGGAGAAGCCTGGG ATTACATCAGATCCATTGGCCTCGAAGAGTGTTAGAGAGGAATGTAACTCCAGTCAGTACACAGCTAACCCCTCACTCCCCAGAAGCCAACACATCCTGGATTAAGAAGTGCAAGACAGATCAGCTCAGTCTG AATCAGGAGAAGAGTGCTGCGGCAGTGAACAGGCTGTGTAAGAACCTGAGTAAACTGCTTCAGACGGACAATCAGGAG CAGATGGCGCAGGAGGAGATGAGTGTCCGATCAGTTGACAGCAAGAAGCTGAAGGACCTCAGGATACCGTGTAACACTCCTGAGAGCAACATAATGAACCCAGGCAACAGCAAGCACA GTATTGCTGGTATGGATGATGTTTGTGATGGGTTAATAGACAGGGAGGCCTTTCATCTCTTTGGCTATAAGGCTACTGTGCACTCTTATGAGCCATATGTCCACATGCTATTGTCCAGAAAAGCCCTTGGACAGGAGACACGGGATGCCATTGATCACTTTCATTTACTGAAACCCGTCCACTCTTATTGCCCACAGCCCCGTCCTCCAAAAATCACTGTTGAGAAGCACTTTACTGGCAG GTCCCGAGACTGCTTCAGCCTCGCCCCATTCCGAACCATTGATAAGGCATACTGTGAGAGGAAGAAGGCCGAAGATCTAAAAGAGAAAGTGGAACAAGTTGCCCAGTTGCAGGCCCGCCGTGAAGATGTCTGTAGGCACCGTCAAGGCTTCCTGGAGGCTCGGAGGAGGGACACACTTCAACAGCAGGACCAAGACAAAGCCGACCTGGAAGAAATGCTCAGCCTGCAGAAGGCCAAAAACGAAAAGGAAGTGCAGATTGCCCGCCAGAAACACCTCAGCTTCCTGGAGGGGAAAAGAAGGAGAAGGTCAGAGCAAGAGATGGTCGTCCACTTCAGTGGACAGCACGGCTCACTGACCAAAATCTTTACAAAACAGCATAACCAGAAAACACTCTGCAACACTCAACAAGAGAAAAGAAGACAGGTCGCTTGCAGCAAGCAGCAGGACGAGACTCAGAAGCTGCTCATACACCAATATCTGGAGAGCAG GAGGCAGAACGTCCACGCAGAAGCTGTAATGTCCCGGCTGTCTATGCACACTGTCCAGtctgagaaacagcagcaggagctctcaGCAGCCCAGGCCAGAGTGGCTCATGTTAAATCCAGCCATTGCAGGTGGGAAGTTCTGCGGCCAATACCACCCAATCAGCCTGCATGA
- the lrriq3 gene encoding leucine-rich repeat and IQ domain-containing protein 3 isoform X2, protein METLSAQKALLVNCSESLILDHGCCTVLEGNAMDLKDILLVNLSGLLLKNLHQIGSCKALKICILANNFLTKIDPLIECVSLVKLDLKGNQITHLPSASFWSNLKDLQLLNLHDNTIADRSNISALSGCPRLTALTLYDTPLSLKRNYRHCVVNSLWFLKALDHHVISDQEIVENWCLHPKFKTMASHFSVNLYPPLNVDSYQNELKMVHELIVKINHIQANYCPILIIQKWIRGHLTRRSLGLHQIHWPRRVLERNVTPVSTQLTPHSPEANTSWIKKCKTDQLSLNQEKSAAAVNRLCKNLSKLLQTDNQEMAQEEMSVRSVDSKKLKDLRIPCNTPESNIMNPGNSKHSIAGMDDVCDGLIDREAFHLFGYKATVHSYEPYVHMLLSRKALGQETRDAIDHFHLLKPVHSYCPQPRPPKITVEKHFTGRSRDCFSLAPFRTIDKAYCERKKAEDLKEKVEQVAQLQARREDVCRHRQGFLEARRRDTLQQQDQDKADLEEMLSLQKAKNEKEVQIARQKHLSFLEGKRRRRSEQEMVVHFSGQHGSLTKIFTKQHNQKTLCNTQQEKRRQVACSKQQDETQKLLIHQYLESRRQNVHAEAVMSRLSMHTVQSEKQQQELSAAQARVAHVKSSHCRWEVLRPIPPNQPA, encoded by the exons ATGGAGACTCTCAGTGCTCAGAAGGCATTGCTGGTGAACTGCTCTGAATCTCTGATTTTGGACCATGGGTGCTGCACTGTACTGGAGGGTAATGCCATGGACCTAAAAGATATTCTGCTAGTTAATCTGAGTGGCCTGCTGTTAAAGAACCTGCACCAGATTGGGAGCTGCAAAGCACTGAAAATTTGCATCCTGGCTAACAACTTTCTGACAAAGATCGACCCTCTTATAGAGTGTGTGAGCCTGGTAAAACTGGATCTGAAAGGAAATCAG ATCACTCATCTTCCCAGTGCTTCGTTTTGGAGTAATCTGAAAGATTTACAACTGCTCAATCTGCACGACAACACCATCGCAGACAGGAGTAATATTAGCGCTCTGTCTGGCTGTCCGAGACTGACCGCCCTGACCCTGTATGACACCCCCTTGAGCCTGAAACGCAACTACCGCCACTGCGTCGTCAACAGCCTCTGGTTCCTGAAGGCCCTGGATCACCATGTCATCTCCGATCAGGAAATTGTGGAAAACTGGTGCCTTCATCCAAAATTTAAAACAATGGCTTCCCATTTTTCTGTGAATCTTTATCCACCTTTAAATGTG GATTCCTACCAGAATGAACTGAAAATGGTACATGAATTAATTGTGAAGATAAATCACATCCAGGCAAACTACTGCCCAATTCTTATTATTCAGAAATGGATTAGAGGACATCTCACCAGGAGAAGCCTGGG ATTACATCAGATCCATTGGCCTCGAAGAGTGTTAGAGAGGAATGTAACTCCAGTCAGTACACAGCTAACCCCTCACTCCCCAGAAGCCAACACATCCTGGATTAAGAAGTGCAAGACAGATCAGCTCAGTCTG AATCAGGAGAAGAGTGCTGCGGCAGTGAACAGGCTGTGTAAGAACCTGAGTAAACTGCTTCAGACGGACAATCAGGAG ATGGCGCAGGAGGAGATGAGTGTCCGATCAGTTGACAGCAAGAAGCTGAAGGACCTCAGGATACCGTGTAACACTCCTGAGAGCAACATAATGAACCCAGGCAACAGCAAGCACA GTATTGCTGGTATGGATGATGTTTGTGATGGGTTAATAGACAGGGAGGCCTTTCATCTCTTTGGCTATAAGGCTACTGTGCACTCTTATGAGCCATATGTCCACATGCTATTGTCCAGAAAAGCCCTTGGACAGGAGACACGGGATGCCATTGATCACTTTCATTTACTGAAACCCGTCCACTCTTATTGCCCACAGCCCCGTCCTCCAAAAATCACTGTTGAGAAGCACTTTACTGGCAG GTCCCGAGACTGCTTCAGCCTCGCCCCATTCCGAACCATTGATAAGGCATACTGTGAGAGGAAGAAGGCCGAAGATCTAAAAGAGAAAGTGGAACAAGTTGCCCAGTTGCAGGCCCGCCGTGAAGATGTCTGTAGGCACCGTCAAGGCTTCCTGGAGGCTCGGAGGAGGGACACACTTCAACAGCAGGACCAAGACAAAGCCGACCTGGAAGAAATGCTCAGCCTGCAGAAGGCCAAAAACGAAAAGGAAGTGCAGATTGCCCGCCAGAAACACCTCAGCTTCCTGGAGGGGAAAAGAAGGAGAAGGTCAGAGCAAGAGATGGTCGTCCACTTCAGTGGACAGCACGGCTCACTGACCAAAATCTTTACAAAACAGCATAACCAGAAAACACTCTGCAACACTCAACAAGAGAAAAGAAGACAGGTCGCTTGCAGCAAGCAGCAGGACGAGACTCAGAAGCTGCTCATACACCAATATCTGGAGAGCAG GAGGCAGAACGTCCACGCAGAAGCTGTAATGTCCCGGCTGTCTATGCACACTGTCCAGtctgagaaacagcagcaggagctctcaGCAGCCCAGGCCAGAGTGGCTCATGTTAAATCCAGCCATTGCAGGTGGGAAGTTCTGCGGCCAATACCACCCAATCAGCCTGCATGA